In the genome of Planctomycetota bacterium, the window TGGTGTTCTGTCGCTCAGGACCCTTGTGTCCCTTAGGTCTCTCTTGCCTCTTTCAGCTCACATGCCGAGCCACCGGGCGATGGCGGGGGCGTACTTCACGGTGACGCCTGCGAAGACGACGGCGACCATGCTCATGAGCTTGATGAGGATGTTGAGGGAGGGGCCGCTGGTGTCCTTGAAGGGGTCGCCGACGGTGTCGCCGACGACGGCGGCCTTGTGGTTGGCGGAGCCCTTGCCGCCGAGCTGGCCGCTTTCGATGTACTTCTTGGCGTTGTCCCACGAGCCGCCGGCGTTGGCCATCATGACGGCGAGGACGAAGCCGGCCGCCAGGGCGCTGCCGAGGAGGCCGACGACGCCCGCGACGCCGAGGATGATGCCGGTGACGACGGGGACGGCGAGGGCGAGGAGCGAGGGGAGGATCATCTCGCGCTGGGCGCCGCGTGTGGAAATCTCGACGCAGCTCGCGTAGTCGGCCTTGCCGGTGCCTTCGAGGAGGCCCTTGATCTCGCGGAACTGGCGGCGGACCTCCTCGACCATGGAGCCGGCGGCGCGGCCGACGGCTTTCATGGTGAGGGCGCAGAAGACGTAGGCGAGCATGGCGCCGATCATCATGCCGCAGAGGACTCGCGGGTTCATGAGCGTGACGCTGTAGAAGTTCATGTAGTCGTTGATGCCGACCTCGTGGAGGGGCTTGAGCTGGCCGGATTCGACGAGCTTCTCGATGTTCTCGCGGTTGGCGAGCTTGGAGCCGGCGAGGGGGATGAGGGCGCCGGTCTCAGGGTCCTTGACCTCGGCGGAGCGGCGGACGTCGAGGTAGACGCGGAGGCCGTCGAAGTGGTCCTTGCCCTGGTCTTTGAGGTAGTAGACGTGGTCGCCGGCGTAGCCGCCGACGTGGGCCTCGAGGGCGGCGGGGGAGGCGTCGCGGGCCATGAAGTGCATGCCGGTGCGGACTTCCTCGACGTAGGCGGCGAGAAGGGCGAGGGCGGTGAGGGCGGCGGAGCCGATGGCGAAGCCCTTGCCGGTGGCGGCGGTGGTGTTGCCGAGGGCGTCGAGGGCGTCGGTGCGCTGGCGGACGATGGGGGGCAGGTGGCTCATTTCGGCGTTGCCGCCGGCGTTGTCGGCGATGGGCCCGTAGGCGTCGGTGGCGAGGGTGATGCCGAGGGTGGAGAGCATGCCGACGGCGGCGATGCCGATACCGTAGAGGCCGAGGGCGGGGGCGCCGGTGAAGCTGCCGAAGCCGCCGGCGAGGCCGTAGCTGACGAGGATGCCGACGACGATGATGGTGACGGGCGCCCAGGTGGAGAGCATGCCTTCGGCCAGGCCCGCGATGATGACGGTGGCGGGGCCGGTCTTGGATTGCTCGGCGACGCCTTGGGTGGGCCGGAAGTCCTGGGAGGTGGAGTACTCGGTCCACTTGCCGATCAGCCAGCCGGCGATGAGGCCGGTGACGATGGAGCCCCAGATGCCCATGTATTCGCGGCCGAGGGTGTAGTAGACGACGCCGGCCGAGAGGACGGCGATGAGGAGCGCGCTGGCGTTGACGCCGCGCCCGAGGGCCTTGAGGAGCTCGCGTTGGGTGGCCTTTTCGCCGCTGCGGACGAGGTAGATGCCGAGGATGGAGAGGAAGATGCCGATGCCGGCGATGGCCATGGGGCACAGGATGAAGGCGAGCTGGAGGTGCTCGGCGTGCGCGCCGGTGCGGGTGGCGGCGGCCACGCCGAGGGCGGCGGTGGCGAGG includes:
- a CDS encoding sodium-translocating pyrophosphatase, which gives rise to MGGLWAWWGVALLGALSALYFAFHFFKWTMRRPEGEERMREIAEHVREGAYAYLRRQYRVVAIVFAVLFVILSVLAFGLKVQALWVPFAFLTGGFFSGLCGYLGMKTATSASARTANAARDSLNGGLQVAFRSGAVMGLVVVGFGLLDICLWFLALYKLVPWLHANVAAIELFRPLSLEQITVTMLCFGVGASTQALFARVGGGIFTKAADVGADLVGKVEAGIPEDDPRNPATIADNVGDNVGDVAGMGADLYESYCGSILATAALGVAAATRTGAHAEHLQLAFILCPMAIAGIGIFLSILGIYLVRSGEKATQRELLKALGRGVNASALLIAVLSAGVVYYTLGREYMGIWGSIVTGLIAGWLIGKWTEYSTSQDFRPTQGVAEQSKTGPATVIIAGLAEGMLSTWAPVTIIVVGILVSYGLAGGFGSFTGAPALGLYGIGIAAVGMLSTLGITLATDAYGPIADNAGGNAEMSHLPPIVRQRTDALDALGNTTAATGKGFAIGSAALTALALLAAYVEEVRTGMHFMARDASPAALEAHVGGYAGDHVYYLKDQGKDHFDGLRVYLDVRRSAEVKDPETGALIPLAGSKLANRENIEKLVESGQLKPLHEVGINDYMNFYSVTLMNPRVLCGMMIGAMLAYVFCALTMKAVGRAAGSMVEEVRRQFREIKGLLEGTGKADYASCVEISTRGAQREMILPSLLALAVPVVTGIILGVAGVVGLLGSALAAGFVLAVMMANAGGSWDNAKKYIESGQLGGKGSANHKAAVVGDTVGDPFKDTSGPSLNILIKLMSMVAVVFAGVTVKYAPAIARWLGM